One halophilic archaeon DL31 genomic region harbors:
- a CDS encoding hypothetical protein (KEGG: nmg:Nmag_3566 hypothetical protein): MEYTVSMVKTLGEFLKSKGGVGLLVVLQNRGKTYSEIEPDVLITSSTISTRLDDACDLGVVEIIPARRHGRTLNEYHLTDFGEAVVQDLAMRGVVSNYRDMRTHYQSMKEKTEEFITWFHENPGEYAGFTEAHEETLIKRDEETSDEDNGDDDASREETSSKVIRPNPDEQLSTGDDDDDPEVGSEDNSSSDDSQHRLSDTDMQEKMKKHAVDSDDGNDEER, encoded by the coding sequence ATGGAGTACACAGTATCGATGGTAAAGACGCTCGGTGAGTTCCTCAAATCGAAAGGCGGGGTCGGATTACTTGTTGTTCTTCAGAACCGCGGGAAGACGTATTCGGAAATTGAACCGGATGTGCTGATTACATCGTCCACGATTAGCACACGCCTCGATGACGCATGCGATCTCGGTGTAGTCGAGATTATACCCGCCAGACGCCATGGTCGAACGTTAAACGAGTACCATCTCACTGACTTCGGGGAAGCAGTAGTGCAGGATTTAGCGATGCGTGGTGTCGTGAGTAACTATCGTGATATGCGGACGCATTACCAGTCGATGAAGGAGAAAACGGAGGAGTTCATCACGTGGTTTCACGAGAATCCGGGAGAGTACGCGGGGTTCACAGAAGCGCACGAAGAGACACTCATTAAGCGCGATGAAGAGACCTCAGACGAAGACAACGGTGATGACGATGCTAGTAGGGAGGAGACTTCGTCGAAGGTGATACGGCCAAATCCAGATGAGCAACTCAGTACTGGAGATGATGATGATGATCCGGAAGTTGGTTCGGAAGACAACAGTTCAAGTGATGATTCTCAACACCGGTTGTCGGATACCGATATGCAGGAGAAGATGAAGAAGCACGCCGTGGACTCGGATGACGGTAACGACGAAGAGAGGTAA
- a CDS encoding transcriptional repressor, CopY family (KEGG: hla:Hlac_2796 transcriptional repressor, CopY family) — translation MPIRLDTYEPDIELLPGTAKSDIIAFLYDNPELGFRPKELVDHLELPHDAVTTALKRLSDDGLIGKTSDSHYHALEHREDLLRYVASLDQLERMFENQDKDYDEHTDIESPKTDFGEDELEEELAELEANLEK, via the coding sequence ATGCCCATCCGCCTTGACACGTACGAACCCGATATCGAACTCTTGCCCGGGACAGCCAAGTCCGACATTATCGCGTTCCTCTATGACAACCCCGAACTCGGCTTCAGACCCAAAGAACTCGTAGACCACCTCGAACTCCCTCACGACGCCGTCACCACCGCGCTCAAACGATTGTCCGATGACGGGCTCATCGGGAAAACCTCAGACAGCCACTACCACGCCCTCGAACACCGCGAAGACCTTCTCCGGTACGTCGCCAGCCTCGACCAATTAGAGAGGATGTTCGAAAATCAGGACAAGGACTACGACGAGCACACCGACATCGAATCCCCGAAGACCGACTTCGGCGAAGACGAGTTGGAAGAAGAGCTTGCTGAGTTAGAAGCCAATCTAGAAAAATAG
- a CDS encoding hypothetical protein (KEGG: hypothetical protein) has protein sequence MENPKSQRFGNSTLFPIGHCVLLPSVTTNNPGQDGDDSPDHVAARIEQNPSQAVGDRISNQDFNAWYEDRQIEQNILDGKSYFNGPSPPKDPDRHTPSKLLQCHRKASYARQNAPREGTSPEGLFWIGSEFEEQIIVPYLQSIVPDELYVQNSLWIDTTISNDEVEVHLRGSTDPAIVTSDADPVYLTEIKTTTSLDHLTEPKEHHRAQLHAYLYALDKEYDYPITNGLLVYGSRKTLDIKVFHVTFDEVFWHRIIEWMTTQTEYEEVGELPPADPEREWECSYCSYKHRCGEADTPYSAIGHDGLLPLLDEYDRQNLVEYLEAHTDADAKLTPTLAHAHPDLVEEYGAFDWSCPRCDNTYAWDAVDWGGDTTDPPVCPNCLDNGDLLTLSGPEPEEQHTS, from the coding sequence ATGGAGAACCCCAAGAGCCAGCGATTCGGAAATTCCACACTATTCCCTATTGGCCACTGTGTTCTCCTACCTTCTGTGACAACAAACAACCCTGGCCAGGACGGTGACGACTCTCCTGACCACGTTGCAGCAAGAATTGAACAGAATCCCTCACAGGCAGTAGGTGACCGGATTTCAAACCAGGATTTCAATGCCTGGTACGAGGACCGGCAAATCGAGCAGAACATTCTGGATGGGAAATCGTATTTCAACGGGCCATCACCACCGAAGGACCCGGACCGACACACGCCAAGTAAACTTCTGCAGTGTCATCGGAAAGCCAGCTACGCTCGACAGAACGCACCGCGAGAGGGCACATCACCTGAGGGTCTGTTCTGGATCGGGTCTGAATTCGAGGAGCAAATCATCGTCCCATACCTACAGAGCATTGTCCCGGACGAACTGTACGTTCAGAACTCGCTCTGGATCGATACAACCATCTCAAACGACGAGGTCGAGGTACACCTGCGAGGCTCGACCGACCCGGCGATCGTGACCAGTGACGCTGATCCAGTCTACCTCACCGAAATCAAAACGACGACGTCTCTTGATCATCTCACGGAACCGAAGGAACATCACCGAGCACAACTGCACGCTTACCTCTACGCGCTTGACAAGGAGTACGACTATCCGATAACCAATGGACTCCTTGTCTACGGTTCCCGAAAGACGCTGGATATCAAAGTATTCCACGTCACGTTCGACGAGGTATTCTGGCACAGGATTATTGAGTGGATGACGACCCAAACCGAGTACGAGGAAGTTGGTGAGCTCCCACCAGCAGACCCTGAACGAGAATGGGAATGTTCGTACTGTTCGTACAAGCATCGCTGTGGTGAGGCGGACACACCGTACTCAGCTATTGGTCACGACGGTCTGCTACCGTTGTTGGATGAGTACGACCGGCAGAACCTCGTGGAGTACTTAGAGGCGCACACGGACGCTGACGCGAAGCTCACACCGACACTCGCCCATGCACACCCTGACCTGGTTGAGGAGTACGGTGCGTTCGACTGGTCATGCCCTCGGTGCGACAACACGTACGCGTGGGATGCCGTGGATTGGGGCGGCGATACGACGGACCCGCCCGTCTGTCCGAACTGCCTCGATAACGGAGATTTGCTGACGCTTAGTGGTCCAGAACCGGAAGAACAACACACCTCGTAG
- a CDS encoding transposase IS4 family protein (PFAM: Transposase, IS4-like~KEGG: hla:Hlac_3569 transposase IS4 family protein), whose amino-acid sequence MRRLTTLFPSEFLEEHAEELGVVERDRKLQIPAFIWAFVFGFAAGESRTLAGFRRSYNSTADESISPGGFYQRLTPTLAEYLRDLVEHGLDEVAVPDAVDADINRFRDVIIADGTVLRLHEFLSEKYEARHEEQAGAKLHLLHNATDQTIERIDVTDEKTHDSTLFKTGSWLENRLVLFDLAYFKYRRFARIDENGGYFVSRLKQNANPVITAELREWRGRAIPLEGKQLREVLDDLSRTYIDVEVEVEFKRGPYNGTRSLDTKRFRVVGVRNEDADDYHLYVTNLSREEFFPADLAQIYRCRWEVELLFRELKTQYDLDEFDTSNEDVVKILLYAALLSLLVSRELLELVTEQAGDEIVFPPERWAATFRSHAQLILHELGEYLGYSPPPLLERLIEDAQKIHQQRPILQETLATATQPRCES is encoded by the coding sequence ATGCGTCGGCTCACTACACTGTTTCCCTCCGAGTTCCTCGAAGAGCACGCCGAGGAACTCGGCGTGGTCGAACGCGACCGCAAGCTCCAGATTCCCGCTTTCATCTGGGCATTCGTGTTCGGCTTCGCCGCAGGCGAAAGCCGAACACTCGCAGGGTTTCGACGCAGCTACAACTCGACAGCTGACGAGTCGATCTCACCGGGTGGGTTCTATCAGCGGTTGACGCCGACGCTCGCGGAGTACCTCCGCGACCTCGTCGAGCATGGTCTCGACGAGGTCGCTGTTCCCGATGCTGTTGACGCTGATATCAACCGATTCAGGGACGTGATAATCGCCGATGGAACGGTGTTGCGGTTACACGAGTTTCTCTCCGAGAAGTACGAAGCCCGCCACGAGGAGCAGGCTGGAGCGAAGCTCCACCTGCTCCACAATGCTACTGACCAAACGATTGAACGGATCGATGTTACCGACGAGAAAACACACGATAGCACGCTGTTCAAGACAGGGTCGTGGCTTGAGAACCGCCTCGTGTTGTTCGACTTAGCGTACTTCAAGTACCGCCGGTTTGCGCGGATTGACGAGAACGGCGGCTACTTCGTGAGCCGACTCAAACAGAACGCAAATCCGGTGATTACGGCTGAATTACGGGAATGGCGCGGGCGCGCCATTCCCTTAGAGGGCAAGCAGCTCCGAGAGGTTCTCGATGACCTCTCGCGGACGTACATCGATGTGGAGGTCGAAGTCGAGTTCAAGCGTGGGCCGTACAACGGGACGCGGTCGCTAGATACGAAGCGGTTCCGCGTCGTCGGCGTCCGCAACGAGGACGCCGACGACTACCATCTGTACGTGACAAATCTGTCGAGAGAGGAGTTCTTTCCGGCAGACTTAGCGCAGATATACCGGTGTCGGTGGGAAGTTGAGTTGCTGTTCCGTGAGTTGAAGACACAGTACGACCTGGACGAGTTCGACACAAGCAACGAGGACGTAGTGAAGATCTTACTGTACGCAGCGTTGCTGTCACTGCTGGTGAGCCGTGAGCTGTTGGAACTGGTCACTGAGCAGGCTGGCGACGAGATCGTGTTTCCGCCGGAGCGCTGGGCGGCGACCTTCCGGTCGCACGCCCAGCTCATCCTCCACGAACTCGGCGAGTATCTCGGCTACTCGCCACCGCCGCTGTTGGAGCGGCTGATCGAAGACGCACAGAAGATTCACCAGCAACGACCGATATTACAAGAGACGCTCGCTACCGCTACGCAACCGAGGTGTGAGTCTTAG
- a CDS encoding AAA ATPase (SMART: ATPase, AAA+ type, core~KEGG: hla:Hlac_3217 ORC1/cdc6 family replication initiation protein), giving the protein MITDARVLQPEFIPQEVKHRDGEVNYLSSVLQPILDGQPADPAFLYGPSGAGKTCIAQFTIECLRENVVELNHQYVNCWEDYSRFKTLYTLLDGIGQTLDIHRQSTPKDVLLDRLRNYEGPPYIVILDEVDQLEDKSLLYDLYRIPSITMILIANNEEGLFASIDDRLNSRLTDCTRIHFRQYRNNEIVAILKDRVRWGLQGDIVNEGRLNTVANNAAGDARVAIGILRKAARASKKNNLNEIPEQVIRNVVPEAKTEIKQKTVSRLTPHQQTLYEIITEYGEIGPQDLHEEYRCRVTDPKTQRMVRNYLSKLEHYNLIRSEGNTKARIYRAVA; this is encoded by the coding sequence ATGATCACCGATGCACGGGTGTTACAACCGGAGTTCATCCCCCAAGAGGTGAAACACCGCGACGGCGAAGTCAACTACCTATCCAGCGTTCTCCAGCCAATCCTTGACGGGCAGCCAGCGGACCCTGCCTTCCTGTATGGCCCGTCTGGAGCCGGGAAAACCTGCATCGCACAATTCACCATCGAATGCCTCCGTGAGAACGTCGTTGAGCTCAATCACCAGTACGTGAACTGTTGGGAGGACTACAGCCGATTCAAAACGCTGTACACGCTCCTTGACGGGATCGGGCAAACTCTTGATATCCACCGACAATCCACGCCAAAAGACGTGTTGCTCGACCGACTCCGTAACTACGAGGGTCCGCCGTACATCGTCATTCTCGATGAAGTAGACCAACTCGAAGATAAGAGCCTGCTGTACGACCTGTACCGCATCCCGAGCATCACGATGATACTCATCGCCAATAACGAAGAAGGCCTCTTCGCGTCCATAGACGACCGTCTCAACAGCCGTCTCACCGACTGCACACGCATTCACTTCAGACAGTACAGGAACAACGAAATAGTCGCCATCCTCAAAGATCGTGTCCGATGGGGACTGCAAGGGGACATCGTCAACGAGGGACGCCTCAACACAGTCGCTAACAATGCAGCCGGTGATGCTCGTGTCGCCATCGGTATTCTACGGAAAGCTGCCCGCGCTTCGAAGAAGAACAATCTCAATGAGATACCTGAACAAGTCATTCGGAACGTCGTTCCGGAAGCGAAAACGGAAATCAAGCAGAAAACCGTGAGTCGCCTCACACCACACCAGCAAACACTCTATGAGATCATCACTGAGTACGGTGAAATCGGGCCGCAAGACCTCCACGAGGAGTACCGTTGCCGCGTGACTGATCCGAAGACCCAACGGATGGTTCGGAATTACCTCTCGAAGTTAGAACACTACAATCTCATTAGGTCGGAAGGAAATACGAAAGCTCGAATCTACCGGGCAGTCGCCTGA
- a CDS encoding Cytochrome-c oxidase (KEGG: hje:HacjB3_11590 cytochrome c oxidase, subunit I~PFAM: Cytochrome c oxidase, subunit I): MSGEPAHGSDHEGAEVHDHEEGHHGPSGWRYWLYTTDHKVIGIIYLWHALVAFALGGLLALVFRTELAINPDNVMLSLSGYNAAVSIHGLTMIFLVILPLQGAFFNYMIPLFIGADEMAWPRMNALGAWGISAALVLMYIPFITNLLGLTGLPDNAGWFAYPPLRSMLNTSGTDFAIMSIWVLGVASLTGGGINFFVTIINERKPELGWFDLPIWIWTVMFTNLLAIYSIPWLLDAWSMVWLERNLGMAFFNARMGGDPLLYQWIWWTFGHPEVYVLVLPGMGIAAEVISRFSERPLYGYKPLLAGLTFVSVASIGVWAHHMYATGLAASRYAFMVFSMVIALGFGIYIYSMIATMWKGRLHLTTPMLFSISVVIGLVYSGMDGFFFGQPATDLEFHSTYFVVGHFHFTIVTVGLFGLLAGLYYWFPLMTGRMYNTKLAKFHAFCTIFGMFGLFFMMAMLGDGTAPGADGTMMMRRYATYVYAPNLQLGHILATGFAFLAGIGQAAFFANLLWSLRSGPEIENPWEDLLSGQNMPSPEWNGFPYRPPTPTSVRDAAADGGPSGDDGDDAVAADGGAPDAPAGDTNGGDD, encoded by the coding sequence ATGAGTGGAGAACCCGCACACGGCTCAGATCATGAGGGAGCGGAAGTGCACGACCACGAAGAGGGACATCACGGCCCGAGCGGCTGGCGGTACTGGCTGTACACCACCGACCACAAGGTCATCGGTATAATCTACCTCTGGCACGCGCTCGTCGCGTTTGCACTGGGTGGGCTGCTCGCGCTCGTGTTCCGGACGGAGCTGGCAATTAATCCAGACAACGTCATGCTCAGTCTCTCGGGTTACAACGCGGCGGTGTCGATCCACGGCCTAACGATGATCTTTTTGGTGATCCTCCCGCTCCAGGGGGCCTTCTTCAACTATATGATTCCGCTGTTCATCGGGGCCGACGAGATGGCGTGGCCCCGGATGAACGCGCTCGGCGCGTGGGGTATTTCCGCCGCACTCGTACTGATGTACATCCCCTTCATCACGAACCTGCTCGGCCTCACCGGCCTGCCGGACAACGCGGGCTGGTTCGCCTACCCGCCGCTGCGGTCGATGCTGAACACGTCGGGGACTGACTTCGCCATCATGTCCATCTGGGTACTCGGCGTCGCCAGCCTGACGGGTGGCGGTATCAACTTCTTCGTGACGATTATCAACGAGCGCAAGCCGGAACTGGGTTGGTTCGACCTACCAATCTGGATCTGGACGGTGATGTTCACCAACCTCCTCGCCATCTATTCGATTCCGTGGCTCCTCGATGCATGGTCGATGGTGTGGCTCGAACGCAACCTCGGGATGGCGTTCTTCAACGCTCGGATGGGCGGTGATCCCCTCCTGTACCAGTGGATATGGTGGACGTTCGGCCACCCCGAAGTGTACGTGTTAGTGTTGCCCGGAATGGGAATCGCCGCGGAGGTAATCTCCCGATTCTCCGAACGCCCCCTCTACGGCTACAAGCCGCTCCTTGCGGGGCTCACCTTCGTCTCGGTCGCCTCGATCGGCGTCTGGGCGCACCACATGTACGCGACCGGCCTCGCAGCGAGTCGATACGCCTTCATGGTCTTCTCGATGGTCATCGCGCTGGGCTTCGGTATCTACATCTATTCGATGATCGCCACGATGTGGAAGGGCCGGCTCCACCTCACGACCCCGATGTTGTTCTCGATATCCGTCGTGATCGGGCTCGTCTACTCGGGAATGGACGGGTTCTTCTTCGGACAGCCGGCGACCGACCTCGAGTTCCACTCGACGTACTTCGTGGTTGGTCACTTTCACTTCACCATCGTCACCGTTGGCCTGTTCGGCTTACTTGCCGGCCTTTACTACTGGTTCCCGCTGATGACCGGTCGGATGTACAACACGAAGCTCGCGAAGTTCCACGCGTTCTGCACCATCTTCGGCATGTTCGGCTTGTTCTTCATGATGGCTATGCTCGGGGATGGTACCGCCCCGGGTGCCGACGGGACGATGATGATGCGCCGGTACGCGACGTACGTGTACGCACCCAACCTCCAGCTCGGCCATATCCTCGCGACGGGATTCGCGTTCCTCGCCGGCATCGGGCAGGCTGCCTTCTTCGCCAATCTGCTCTGGAGCCTGCGTTCCGGTCCGGAAATCGAGAACCCGTGGGAAGACCTGCTCAGCGGGCAGAACATGCCCTCTCCCGAATGGAACGGCTTTCCCTACCGGCCACCCACTCCGACGTCGGTTCGGGACGCTGCTGCCGACGGTGGACCGAGTGGCGATGATGGCGACGACGCAGTTGCGGCGGACGGTGGGGCTCCAGACGCGCCTGCCGGTGACACGAACGGAGGTGACGACTGA
- a CDS encoding cytochrome c oxidase subunit II (PFAM: Cytochrome c oxidase subunit II C-terminal~KEGG: hla:Hlac_2854 hypothetical protein) — MAVDNDIDTVLDERGDTLEALFWGSVFLFTLAMFFWEFGLGAIEAGEGVLQPIGTITEFAQTMWLSGLIGGGGVVILIVYAVFRYSSGVHERPAPLTPGQGSFKFAVFLLAVLAVVSTTIFVGAGTLAQTDEASPADAAERLGVDREVEMGVVAGQWFWRFDVDGVPPTQGERVVLPADTIIQFKTTSADVIHSFAIKELGITKDAMPGQVNQAWFYVGEIEGETQLSFTTQNGQTQTVAADTYQVRCAELCGKGHSKMIATVYIINPDDYERWVEAQGGNPDNAFSTPDQGIQIGNATAPADGGHDEGGGQ; from the coding sequence ATGGCTGTCGATAACGATATCGACACGGTCCTCGACGAACGCGGCGACACCCTCGAGGCGCTGTTCTGGGGTTCCGTGTTCCTGTTCACACTTGCAATGTTCTTCTGGGAGTTCGGGCTCGGTGCGATCGAGGCTGGCGAAGGAGTACTCCAGCCGATCGGTACCATCACTGAGTTCGCTCAAACGATGTGGCTTTCGGGCTTGATCGGTGGTGGTGGCGTGGTCATCCTCATCGTCTACGCCGTGTTTCGCTACAGCTCGGGCGTTCATGAGCGCCCCGCTCCACTCACCCCGGGACAGGGGTCGTTCAAGTTCGCCGTCTTCCTCTTGGCCGTGCTTGCCGTCGTGAGCACGACGATTTTCGTCGGCGCCGGAACGCTCGCGCAGACCGATGAAGCGAGCCCTGCCGACGCTGCCGAGCGATTGGGTGTCGACCGCGAGGTCGAGATGGGGGTTGTAGCTGGCCAGTGGTTCTGGCGGTTCGACGTCGATGGCGTTCCGCCGACGCAGGGCGAACGGGTCGTCCTGCCCGCCGACACCATCATCCAGTTCAAGACCACATCGGCGGACGTGATACACAGCTTCGCCATCAAAGAGCTCGGAATCACCAAGGATGCGATGCCCGGCCAGGTGAACCAGGCGTGGTTCTACGTCGGCGAGATCGAGGGCGAGACGCAGCTGTCGTTCACAACACAGAATGGACAAACCCAGACTGTCGCTGCCGACACGTACCAGGTTCGGTGCGCGGAACTCTGTGGCAAAGGCCACTCAAAGATGATAGCGACCGTGTACATCATTAACCCCGACGACTACGAGAGATGGGTCGAGGCACAGGGCGGTAACCCGGACAACGCGTTCTCGACACCGGATCAAGGTATCCAAATCGGTAACGCAACCGCGCCAGCCGATGGCGGTCACGACGAAGGAGGTGGTCAGTAA
- a CDS encoding transposase IS4 family protein (PFAM: Transposase, IS4-like~KEGG: hla:Hlac_3440 hypothetical protein), whose amino-acid sequence MQVGSDSEGVTDTAAQRTATPEEIVEEIAEQADDLCHIHDHITRVITNVEIKDGWFTGYDEPGRAKFDLEPMVKTFLYMYARGFSQSELARRLRGAAYVYLRLGLDRPINQQIISHNERSRFDKGDRPILKAAAECIQEVCADHGVVATNEPALDPDDVQHEDVSEDQIMNAVQRATDLGFDEFSADRASNSKFALEAYFERQGYLNMANAGATSKRRRFARVSERDVVPHGSSHNRTMGKIAAPDPQLSLDQFGSGDSEPMWKRVRDELLPPFHAGVEAILDEIDAKDSDGFREPVHAAIDITPVEVHVSPFKSEDDVEPGEEPVTYTSNGAKKEKYLKDEYPDPISGLKRSNERGFQFATISIIAEDTPIVLGVEPVRDKRRWEDADEIETTSRGDIVERLLEQAAQHVDIHKAFLDRGFDSLQVRDVLDRRNIQYVVGLTKGSNVDEDNIEEVKTNEVYDGRVCWGNATYDGRTHDMSFVYDPSDRSDDDYIIWTMNGHVDIGRARALIAQYDQRMEIESQYATIKQHFLPKTSTMEYGKRFLYFLIGVVMYNVWRMANFILRDAVSVHLGEHPPITAGEIIELVAFCLFDPGG is encoded by the coding sequence GTGCAGGTGGGTAGCGACTCCGAGGGAGTGACCGACACCGCAGCTCAACGAACCGCAACGCCAGAGGAGATCGTTGAGGAGATAGCAGAGCAAGCAGACGATCTATGCCACATCCACGACCACATCACGCGCGTTATTACGAACGTGGAGATCAAGGACGGTTGGTTCACGGGGTACGACGAACCTGGCCGTGCAAAATTTGACCTGGAACCGATGGTCAAGACGTTCCTCTACATGTACGCGCGCGGGTTCAGTCAGTCCGAACTTGCACGGCGTCTACGAGGAGCAGCGTACGTGTATCTCCGGCTTGGACTTGACCGGCCTATCAACCAGCAGATTATCAGTCATAACGAGCGGAGTCGCTTTGACAAGGGTGACCGGCCAATTTTGAAAGCCGCAGCTGAATGCATCCAAGAGGTATGCGCTGATCACGGTGTCGTTGCGACGAACGAGCCAGCGCTGGACCCTGACGACGTACAGCACGAGGATGTCAGTGAGGACCAGATCATGAATGCCGTGCAGCGTGCGACAGACCTCGGCTTCGATGAATTCTCAGCTGACCGCGCCAGTAACAGCAAGTTTGCGCTTGAAGCGTACTTTGAGCGGCAAGGATACCTGAATATGGCCAATGCCGGGGCAACATCGAAACGCCGGCGGTTCGCCCGAGTAAGTGAACGCGATGTCGTTCCGCACGGGTCATCGCACAACCGAACGATGGGGAAAATCGCGGCCCCTGACCCACAGCTGTCGTTAGACCAGTTCGGGAGTGGTGATAGCGAGCCAATGTGGAAGCGTGTTCGAGATGAATTGCTGCCGCCGTTCCATGCGGGCGTCGAGGCGATCCTCGATGAAATTGACGCCAAGGACAGTGATGGGTTTCGGGAACCGGTGCATGCAGCGATTGACATTACACCCGTGGAAGTGCACGTCTCACCATTCAAATCCGAAGATGATGTTGAGCCTGGTGAAGAACCAGTCACGTACACGAGTAACGGGGCGAAGAAAGAGAAGTACCTGAAAGACGAGTACCCGGATCCGATAAGCGGGTTGAAGCGGAGTAACGAGCGGGGGTTCCAATTCGCCACCATCTCGATTATTGCTGAAGACACACCAATCGTGCTCGGGGTTGAGCCTGTTCGTGATAAGCGTCGATGGGAAGACGCAGACGAAATCGAGACCACATCCCGTGGTGACATCGTTGAACGCCTGTTAGAACAGGCTGCGCAACACGTCGATATTCATAAGGCGTTCCTCGACCGTGGTTTCGATAGCCTGCAGGTTCGAGACGTTCTCGACCGGCGTAACATCCAGTACGTGGTCGGGCTGACGAAAGGCAGCAACGTAGATGAAGACAATATTGAAGAGGTGAAAACGAACGAGGTCTACGACGGACGTGTATGTTGGGGGAACGCGACATACGATGGCCGGACACACGATATGAGCTTCGTGTACGACCCGTCAGATCGGTCGGATGATGACTACATCATCTGGACGATGAACGGACACGTAGATATCGGCCGGGCACGAGCGTTGATCGCACAGTACGATCAGCGAATGGAGATTGAGTCGCAGTACGCCACGATCAAACAGCACTTCCTCCCGAAGACCAGCACGATGGAGTATGGAAAGCGGTTCTTGTATTTTCTAATCGGCGTTGTGATGTACAACGTCTGGCGGATGGCGAACTTCATCCTGCGTGATGCGGTGTCGGTACATCTCGGTGAGCACCCGCCAATCACTGCAGGTGAAATCATCGAGTTGGTCGCGTTCTGCTTGTTCGATCCTGGCGGGTGA